A section of the Epinephelus moara isolate mb chromosome 3, YSFRI_EMoa_1.0, whole genome shotgun sequence genome encodes:
- the LOC126388178 gene encoding sodium-dependent phosphate transport protein 2A-like isoform X3 has translation MESPAGTQRVKTVISALCKIPLLFLLLYLFVCSLDILSSAFQLAGGRVAGDIFQENAILSNPVAGLVVGILVTVLVQSSSTSTSIIVSLVSSGLLDVQSAIPIIMGSNIGTSVTNTIVALMQAGERDEFERAFAGATVHDCFNWLSVLVLLPLEAVSGMLRRLSQVVVDTLQFGTGEEAPELLKVLTEPLTGMIIQVQLDQSVITAIATGDQSVRNKTLVKRWCQSTTAEDNDTSWRTHNLSEHTLICRHLFVDCTLSDLAIGLILLACSLLVLCSCLILLVKLLNSLLKGQVASVINKVVNTDFPFPFTWLAGYLALLVGAGMTFLVQSSSVFTSAITPLVGIGVISIERAYPLTLGSNLGTTTTATLAALASPGDKLAAATQVALCHFFFNLLGILLWYPIPATRLPIRMACALGNCTARYRWFAVLYLLLCFLLLPSLVFALSMAGWKVMMGIGVPVIMLIISGATVHVLQVCRPDCLPLRLQNWDFLPVWMTSLQPLDDLITRVTLCCRQGRGLSCKGNDGPVTSLEGITVNTERKVREEWKPSEEGQESNNSWQKQRELDKHGCCDLQDNEENNRGNTATDVSSENNKLNLAAVWFVKKDTNNQGTQFSSTRL, from the exons ATGGAAAGTCCAGCTGGAACACAACGAGTGAAAACTGTGATATCTGCTCTCTGCAAAATCCCTCTTCTCTTCCTGCTCCTGTACCTCTTCGTGTGCTCCCTTGACATTTTAAGCTCTGCCTTCCAACTAGCTGGCG GCAGAGTAGCAGGAGATATCTTCCAGGAAAATGCCATCCTGTCTAACCCAGTGGCAGGGCTGGTGGTGGGAATACTGGTGACAGTGTTAGTCCAGAGCTCCTCTACCTCGACCTCCATTATAGTCAGCCTCGTCTCTTCTGGTT TGCTGGATGTTCAGTCAGCCATTCCTATTATCATGGGCTCCAACATCGGAACATCAGTCACCAATACCATTGTTGCTCTAATGCAGGCTGGGGAGAGAGATGAGTTTGAAAg GGCATTTGCTGGAGCTACAGTCCACGACTGTTTTAACTGGTTGTCTGTGTTGGTGCTTCTCCCTCTGGAAGCTGTGAGCGGGATGTTGAGGCGACTGTCACAGGTCGTGGTCGACACACTACAGTTCGGTACTGGAGAAGAAGCTCCTGAACTTCTGAAAGTCCTCACTGAGCCACTCACTGGAATGATTATCCAGGTACAG CTGGATCAGTCAGTCATTACAGCCATTGCTACTGGAGACCAGAGTGTGAGGAACAAGACTCTGGTGAAGCGCTGGTGTCAAAGCACAACCGCAGAG GACAATGACACATCCTGGAGAACACACAACCTCTCAGAACATACACTGATAT GTAGGCATCTCTTTGTGGACTGCACTTTGTCAGACTTGGCCATAGGTCTGATCCTCCTGGCCTGCTCTCTGTTGGTGCTGTGCAGCTGTCTGATACTGCTGGTTAAACTGCTCAACTCCCTGCTGAAGGGCCAAGTAGCCAGTGTTATTAATAAAGTTGTTAATACAG ATTTCCCCTTCCCTTTCACCTGGCTGGCAGGATATCTGGCACTACTAGTCGGAGCAGGCATGACCTTCTTGGTTCAGAGTAGTTCTGTCTTCACCTCTGCCATCACTCCCCTCGTAG GGATCGGTGTTATCAGTATTGAAAGAGCCTACCCTTTAACCCTGGGGTCCAATCTGGGAACCACTACAACAGCTACACTGGCAGCCCTGGCTAGTCCTGGAGATAAACTAGCTGCTGCCACAcag GTTGCtttatgtcattttttcttCAACCTCCTCGGTATCCTGCTGTGGTATCCCATCCCAGCCACCCGTTTACCCATACGCATGGCCTGTGCACTTGGCAACTGCACTGCCAG gtaCCGCTGGTTTGCCGTTTTGTACCTCCTTCTCTGCTTCCTGCTGCTCCCATCCCTCGTGTTTGCCCTCTCCATGGCTGGTTGGAAGGTGATGATGGGGATTGGTGTACCAGTCATTATGCTGATCATATCTGGTGCAACGGTACACGTGCTCCAGGTGTGCAGACCCGATTGTTTGCCACTTAGACTGCAGAACTGGGACTTCCTTCCTGTTTGGATGACCTCGCTGCAGCCCCTCGATGACCTCATCACCAGGGTGACCCTGTGTTGCAGGCAGGGAAGAG GTTTGAGTTGCAAGGGAAATGATGGCCCGGTAACATCACTGGAGGGCATTACTGTCAACACGGAGAGAAAAGTCAGAGAGGAATGGAAGCCGAGTGAGGAAGGACAGGAGAGTAACAACAGCTGGCAGAAACAAAGAGAACTGGACAAACATGGATGCTGTGACCTACAGGACAATGAGGAAAacaacagaggaaacacagcaaccGATGTGTCTTCAGAGAACAACAAATTAAACTTGGCTGCAGTGTGGTTCgtaaagaaagacacaaacaatCAGGGCACTCAATTCAGCAGCACTCGCTTGTAG
- the LOC126388178 gene encoding sodium-dependent phosphate transport protein 2A-like isoform X2: MESPAGTQRVKTVISALCKIPLLFLLLYLFVCSLDILSSAFQLAGGRVAGDIFQENAILSNPVAGLVVGILVTVLVQSSSTSTSIIVSLVSSGLLDVQSAIPIIMGSNIGTSVTNTIVALMQAGERDEFERAFAGATVHDCFNWLSVLVLLPLEAVSGMLRRLSQVVVDTLQFGTGEEAPELLKVLTEPLTGMIIQLDQSVITAIATGDQSVRNKTLVKRWCQSTTAEVLDNDTSWRTHNLSEHTLICRHLFVDCTLSDLAIGLILLACSLLVLCSCLILLVKLLNSLLKGQVASVINKVVNTDFPFPFTWLAGYLALLVGAGMTFLVQSSSVFTSAITPLVGIGVISIERAYPLTLGSNLGTTTTATLAALASPGDKLAAATQVALCHFFFNLLGILLWYPIPATRLPIRMACALGNCTARYRWFAVLYLLLCFLLLPSLVFALSMAGWKVMMGIGVPVIMLIISGATVHVLQVCRPDCLPLRLQNWDFLPVWMTSLQPLDDLITRVTLCCRQGRGLSCKGNDGPVTSLEGITVNTERKVREEWKPSEEGQESNNSWQKQRELDKHGCCDLQDNEENNRGNTATDVSSENNKLNLAAVWFVKKDTNNQGTQFSSTRL, from the exons ATGGAAAGTCCAGCTGGAACACAACGAGTGAAAACTGTGATATCTGCTCTCTGCAAAATCCCTCTTCTCTTCCTGCTCCTGTACCTCTTCGTGTGCTCCCTTGACATTTTAAGCTCTGCCTTCCAACTAGCTGGCG GCAGAGTAGCAGGAGATATCTTCCAGGAAAATGCCATCCTGTCTAACCCAGTGGCAGGGCTGGTGGTGGGAATACTGGTGACAGTGTTAGTCCAGAGCTCCTCTACCTCGACCTCCATTATAGTCAGCCTCGTCTCTTCTGGTT TGCTGGATGTTCAGTCAGCCATTCCTATTATCATGGGCTCCAACATCGGAACATCAGTCACCAATACCATTGTTGCTCTAATGCAGGCTGGGGAGAGAGATGAGTTTGAAAg GGCATTTGCTGGAGCTACAGTCCACGACTGTTTTAACTGGTTGTCTGTGTTGGTGCTTCTCCCTCTGGAAGCTGTGAGCGGGATGTTGAGGCGACTGTCACAGGTCGTGGTCGACACACTACAGTTCGGTACTGGAGAAGAAGCTCCTGAACTTCTGAAAGTCCTCACTGAGCCACTCACTGGAATGATTATCCAG CTGGATCAGTCAGTCATTACAGCCATTGCTACTGGAGACCAGAGTGTGAGGAACAAGACTCTGGTGAAGCGCTGGTGTCAAAGCACAACCGCAGAGGTACTG GACAATGACACATCCTGGAGAACACACAACCTCTCAGAACATACACTGATAT GTAGGCATCTCTTTGTGGACTGCACTTTGTCAGACTTGGCCATAGGTCTGATCCTCCTGGCCTGCTCTCTGTTGGTGCTGTGCAGCTGTCTGATACTGCTGGTTAAACTGCTCAACTCCCTGCTGAAGGGCCAAGTAGCCAGTGTTATTAATAAAGTTGTTAATACAG ATTTCCCCTTCCCTTTCACCTGGCTGGCAGGATATCTGGCACTACTAGTCGGAGCAGGCATGACCTTCTTGGTTCAGAGTAGTTCTGTCTTCACCTCTGCCATCACTCCCCTCGTAG GGATCGGTGTTATCAGTATTGAAAGAGCCTACCCTTTAACCCTGGGGTCCAATCTGGGAACCACTACAACAGCTACACTGGCAGCCCTGGCTAGTCCTGGAGATAAACTAGCTGCTGCCACAcag GTTGCtttatgtcattttttcttCAACCTCCTCGGTATCCTGCTGTGGTATCCCATCCCAGCCACCCGTTTACCCATACGCATGGCCTGTGCACTTGGCAACTGCACTGCCAG gtaCCGCTGGTTTGCCGTTTTGTACCTCCTTCTCTGCTTCCTGCTGCTCCCATCCCTCGTGTTTGCCCTCTCCATGGCTGGTTGGAAGGTGATGATGGGGATTGGTGTACCAGTCATTATGCTGATCATATCTGGTGCAACGGTACACGTGCTCCAGGTGTGCAGACCCGATTGTTTGCCACTTAGACTGCAGAACTGGGACTTCCTTCCTGTTTGGATGACCTCGCTGCAGCCCCTCGATGACCTCATCACCAGGGTGACCCTGTGTTGCAGGCAGGGAAGAG GTTTGAGTTGCAAGGGAAATGATGGCCCGGTAACATCACTGGAGGGCATTACTGTCAACACGGAGAGAAAAGTCAGAGAGGAATGGAAGCCGAGTGAGGAAGGACAGGAGAGTAACAACAGCTGGCAGAAACAAAGAGAACTGGACAAACATGGATGCTGTGACCTACAGGACAATGAGGAAAacaacagaggaaacacagcaaccGATGTGTCTTCAGAGAACAACAAATTAAACTTGGCTGCAGTGTGGTTCgtaaagaaagacacaaacaatCAGGGCACTCAATTCAGCAGCACTCGCTTGTAG
- the LOC126388178 gene encoding sodium-dependent phosphate transport protein 2A-like isoform X4 gives MESPAGTQRVKTVISALCKIPLLFLLLYLFVCSLDILSSAFQLAGGRVAGDIFQENAILSNPVAGLVVGILVTVLVQSSSTSTSIIVSLVSSGLLDVQSAIPIIMGSNIGTSVTNTIVALMQAGERDEFERAFAGATVHDCFNWLSVLVLLPLEAVSGMLRRLSQVVVDTLQFGTGEEAPELLKVLTEPLTGMIIQLDQSVITAIATGDQSVRNKTLVKRWCQSTTAEDNDTSWRTHNLSEHTLICRHLFVDCTLSDLAIGLILLACSLLVLCSCLILLVKLLNSLLKGQVASVINKVVNTDFPFPFTWLAGYLALLVGAGMTFLVQSSSVFTSAITPLVGIGVISIERAYPLTLGSNLGTTTTATLAALASPGDKLAAATQVALCHFFFNLLGILLWYPIPATRLPIRMACALGNCTARYRWFAVLYLLLCFLLLPSLVFALSMAGWKVMMGIGVPVIMLIISGATVHVLQVCRPDCLPLRLQNWDFLPVWMTSLQPLDDLITRVTLCCRQGRGLSCKGNDGPVTSLEGITVNTERKVREEWKPSEEGQESNNSWQKQRELDKHGCCDLQDNEENNRGNTATDVSSENNKLNLAAVWFVKKDTNNQGTQFSSTRL, from the exons ATGGAAAGTCCAGCTGGAACACAACGAGTGAAAACTGTGATATCTGCTCTCTGCAAAATCCCTCTTCTCTTCCTGCTCCTGTACCTCTTCGTGTGCTCCCTTGACATTTTAAGCTCTGCCTTCCAACTAGCTGGCG GCAGAGTAGCAGGAGATATCTTCCAGGAAAATGCCATCCTGTCTAACCCAGTGGCAGGGCTGGTGGTGGGAATACTGGTGACAGTGTTAGTCCAGAGCTCCTCTACCTCGACCTCCATTATAGTCAGCCTCGTCTCTTCTGGTT TGCTGGATGTTCAGTCAGCCATTCCTATTATCATGGGCTCCAACATCGGAACATCAGTCACCAATACCATTGTTGCTCTAATGCAGGCTGGGGAGAGAGATGAGTTTGAAAg GGCATTTGCTGGAGCTACAGTCCACGACTGTTTTAACTGGTTGTCTGTGTTGGTGCTTCTCCCTCTGGAAGCTGTGAGCGGGATGTTGAGGCGACTGTCACAGGTCGTGGTCGACACACTACAGTTCGGTACTGGAGAAGAAGCTCCTGAACTTCTGAAAGTCCTCACTGAGCCACTCACTGGAATGATTATCCAG CTGGATCAGTCAGTCATTACAGCCATTGCTACTGGAGACCAGAGTGTGAGGAACAAGACTCTGGTGAAGCGCTGGTGTCAAAGCACAACCGCAGAG GACAATGACACATCCTGGAGAACACACAACCTCTCAGAACATACACTGATAT GTAGGCATCTCTTTGTGGACTGCACTTTGTCAGACTTGGCCATAGGTCTGATCCTCCTGGCCTGCTCTCTGTTGGTGCTGTGCAGCTGTCTGATACTGCTGGTTAAACTGCTCAACTCCCTGCTGAAGGGCCAAGTAGCCAGTGTTATTAATAAAGTTGTTAATACAG ATTTCCCCTTCCCTTTCACCTGGCTGGCAGGATATCTGGCACTACTAGTCGGAGCAGGCATGACCTTCTTGGTTCAGAGTAGTTCTGTCTTCACCTCTGCCATCACTCCCCTCGTAG GGATCGGTGTTATCAGTATTGAAAGAGCCTACCCTTTAACCCTGGGGTCCAATCTGGGAACCACTACAACAGCTACACTGGCAGCCCTGGCTAGTCCTGGAGATAAACTAGCTGCTGCCACAcag GTTGCtttatgtcattttttcttCAACCTCCTCGGTATCCTGCTGTGGTATCCCATCCCAGCCACCCGTTTACCCATACGCATGGCCTGTGCACTTGGCAACTGCACTGCCAG gtaCCGCTGGTTTGCCGTTTTGTACCTCCTTCTCTGCTTCCTGCTGCTCCCATCCCTCGTGTTTGCCCTCTCCATGGCTGGTTGGAAGGTGATGATGGGGATTGGTGTACCAGTCATTATGCTGATCATATCTGGTGCAACGGTACACGTGCTCCAGGTGTGCAGACCCGATTGTTTGCCACTTAGACTGCAGAACTGGGACTTCCTTCCTGTTTGGATGACCTCGCTGCAGCCCCTCGATGACCTCATCACCAGGGTGACCCTGTGTTGCAGGCAGGGAAGAG GTTTGAGTTGCAAGGGAAATGATGGCCCGGTAACATCACTGGAGGGCATTACTGTCAACACGGAGAGAAAAGTCAGAGAGGAATGGAAGCCGAGTGAGGAAGGACAGGAGAGTAACAACAGCTGGCAGAAACAAAGAGAACTGGACAAACATGGATGCTGTGACCTACAGGACAATGAGGAAAacaacagaggaaacacagcaaccGATGTGTCTTCAGAGAACAACAAATTAAACTTGGCTGCAGTGTGGTTCgtaaagaaagacacaaacaatCAGGGCACTCAATTCAGCAGCACTCGCTTGTAG
- the LOC126388178 gene encoding sodium-dependent phosphate transport protein 2A-like isoform X1, with the protein MESPAGTQRVKTVISALCKIPLLFLLLYLFVCSLDILSSAFQLAGGRVAGDIFQENAILSNPVAGLVVGILVTVLVQSSSTSTSIIVSLVSSGLLDVQSAIPIIMGSNIGTSVTNTIVALMQAGERDEFERAFAGATVHDCFNWLSVLVLLPLEAVSGMLRRLSQVVVDTLQFGTGEEAPELLKVLTEPLTGMIIQVQLDQSVITAIATGDQSVRNKTLVKRWCQSTTAEVLDNDTSWRTHNLSEHTLICRHLFVDCTLSDLAIGLILLACSLLVLCSCLILLVKLLNSLLKGQVASVINKVVNTDFPFPFTWLAGYLALLVGAGMTFLVQSSSVFTSAITPLVGIGVISIERAYPLTLGSNLGTTTTATLAALASPGDKLAAATQVALCHFFFNLLGILLWYPIPATRLPIRMACALGNCTARYRWFAVLYLLLCFLLLPSLVFALSMAGWKVMMGIGVPVIMLIISGATVHVLQVCRPDCLPLRLQNWDFLPVWMTSLQPLDDLITRVTLCCRQGRGLSCKGNDGPVTSLEGITVNTERKVREEWKPSEEGQESNNSWQKQRELDKHGCCDLQDNEENNRGNTATDVSSENNKLNLAAVWFVKKDTNNQGTQFSSTRL; encoded by the exons ATGGAAAGTCCAGCTGGAACACAACGAGTGAAAACTGTGATATCTGCTCTCTGCAAAATCCCTCTTCTCTTCCTGCTCCTGTACCTCTTCGTGTGCTCCCTTGACATTTTAAGCTCTGCCTTCCAACTAGCTGGCG GCAGAGTAGCAGGAGATATCTTCCAGGAAAATGCCATCCTGTCTAACCCAGTGGCAGGGCTGGTGGTGGGAATACTGGTGACAGTGTTAGTCCAGAGCTCCTCTACCTCGACCTCCATTATAGTCAGCCTCGTCTCTTCTGGTT TGCTGGATGTTCAGTCAGCCATTCCTATTATCATGGGCTCCAACATCGGAACATCAGTCACCAATACCATTGTTGCTCTAATGCAGGCTGGGGAGAGAGATGAGTTTGAAAg GGCATTTGCTGGAGCTACAGTCCACGACTGTTTTAACTGGTTGTCTGTGTTGGTGCTTCTCCCTCTGGAAGCTGTGAGCGGGATGTTGAGGCGACTGTCACAGGTCGTGGTCGACACACTACAGTTCGGTACTGGAGAAGAAGCTCCTGAACTTCTGAAAGTCCTCACTGAGCCACTCACTGGAATGATTATCCAGGTACAG CTGGATCAGTCAGTCATTACAGCCATTGCTACTGGAGACCAGAGTGTGAGGAACAAGACTCTGGTGAAGCGCTGGTGTCAAAGCACAACCGCAGAGGTACTG GACAATGACACATCCTGGAGAACACACAACCTCTCAGAACATACACTGATAT GTAGGCATCTCTTTGTGGACTGCACTTTGTCAGACTTGGCCATAGGTCTGATCCTCCTGGCCTGCTCTCTGTTGGTGCTGTGCAGCTGTCTGATACTGCTGGTTAAACTGCTCAACTCCCTGCTGAAGGGCCAAGTAGCCAGTGTTATTAATAAAGTTGTTAATACAG ATTTCCCCTTCCCTTTCACCTGGCTGGCAGGATATCTGGCACTACTAGTCGGAGCAGGCATGACCTTCTTGGTTCAGAGTAGTTCTGTCTTCACCTCTGCCATCACTCCCCTCGTAG GGATCGGTGTTATCAGTATTGAAAGAGCCTACCCTTTAACCCTGGGGTCCAATCTGGGAACCACTACAACAGCTACACTGGCAGCCCTGGCTAGTCCTGGAGATAAACTAGCTGCTGCCACAcag GTTGCtttatgtcattttttcttCAACCTCCTCGGTATCCTGCTGTGGTATCCCATCCCAGCCACCCGTTTACCCATACGCATGGCCTGTGCACTTGGCAACTGCACTGCCAG gtaCCGCTGGTTTGCCGTTTTGTACCTCCTTCTCTGCTTCCTGCTGCTCCCATCCCTCGTGTTTGCCCTCTCCATGGCTGGTTGGAAGGTGATGATGGGGATTGGTGTACCAGTCATTATGCTGATCATATCTGGTGCAACGGTACACGTGCTCCAGGTGTGCAGACCCGATTGTTTGCCACTTAGACTGCAGAACTGGGACTTCCTTCCTGTTTGGATGACCTCGCTGCAGCCCCTCGATGACCTCATCACCAGGGTGACCCTGTGTTGCAGGCAGGGAAGAG GTTTGAGTTGCAAGGGAAATGATGGCCCGGTAACATCACTGGAGGGCATTACTGTCAACACGGAGAGAAAAGTCAGAGAGGAATGGAAGCCGAGTGAGGAAGGACAGGAGAGTAACAACAGCTGGCAGAAACAAAGAGAACTGGACAAACATGGATGCTGTGACCTACAGGACAATGAGGAAAacaacagaggaaacacagcaaccGATGTGTCTTCAGAGAACAACAAATTAAACTTGGCTGCAGTGTGGTTCgtaaagaaagacacaaacaatCAGGGCACTCAATTCAGCAGCACTCGCTTGTAG
- the LOC126388178 gene encoding sodium-dependent phosphate transport protein 2A-like isoform X5 yields MESPAGTQRVKTVISALCKIPLLFLLLYLFVCSLDILSSAFQLAGGRVAGDIFQENAILSNPVAGLVVGILVTVLVQSSSTSTSIIVSLVSSGLLDVQSAIPIIMGSNIGTSVTNTIVALMQAGERDEFERAFAGATVHDCFNWLSVLVLLPLEAVSGMLRRLSQVVVDTLQFGTGEEAPELLKVLTEPLTGMIIQDNDTSWRTHNLSEHTLICRHLFVDCTLSDLAIGLILLACSLLVLCSCLILLVKLLNSLLKGQVASVINKVVNTDFPFPFTWLAGYLALLVGAGMTFLVQSSSVFTSAITPLVGIGVISIERAYPLTLGSNLGTTTTATLAALASPGDKLAAATQVALCHFFFNLLGILLWYPIPATRLPIRMACALGNCTARYRWFAVLYLLLCFLLLPSLVFALSMAGWKVMMGIGVPVIMLIISGATVHVLQVCRPDCLPLRLQNWDFLPVWMTSLQPLDDLITRVTLCCRQGRGLSCKGNDGPVTSLEGITVNTERKVREEWKPSEEGQESNNSWQKQRELDKHGCCDLQDNEENNRGNTATDVSSENNKLNLAAVWFVKKDTNNQGTQFSSTRL; encoded by the exons ATGGAAAGTCCAGCTGGAACACAACGAGTGAAAACTGTGATATCTGCTCTCTGCAAAATCCCTCTTCTCTTCCTGCTCCTGTACCTCTTCGTGTGCTCCCTTGACATTTTAAGCTCTGCCTTCCAACTAGCTGGCG GCAGAGTAGCAGGAGATATCTTCCAGGAAAATGCCATCCTGTCTAACCCAGTGGCAGGGCTGGTGGTGGGAATACTGGTGACAGTGTTAGTCCAGAGCTCCTCTACCTCGACCTCCATTATAGTCAGCCTCGTCTCTTCTGGTT TGCTGGATGTTCAGTCAGCCATTCCTATTATCATGGGCTCCAACATCGGAACATCAGTCACCAATACCATTGTTGCTCTAATGCAGGCTGGGGAGAGAGATGAGTTTGAAAg GGCATTTGCTGGAGCTACAGTCCACGACTGTTTTAACTGGTTGTCTGTGTTGGTGCTTCTCCCTCTGGAAGCTGTGAGCGGGATGTTGAGGCGACTGTCACAGGTCGTGGTCGACACACTACAGTTCGGTACTGGAGAAGAAGCTCCTGAACTTCTGAAAGTCCTCACTGAGCCACTCACTGGAATGATTATCCAG GACAATGACACATCCTGGAGAACACACAACCTCTCAGAACATACACTGATAT GTAGGCATCTCTTTGTGGACTGCACTTTGTCAGACTTGGCCATAGGTCTGATCCTCCTGGCCTGCTCTCTGTTGGTGCTGTGCAGCTGTCTGATACTGCTGGTTAAACTGCTCAACTCCCTGCTGAAGGGCCAAGTAGCCAGTGTTATTAATAAAGTTGTTAATACAG ATTTCCCCTTCCCTTTCACCTGGCTGGCAGGATATCTGGCACTACTAGTCGGAGCAGGCATGACCTTCTTGGTTCAGAGTAGTTCTGTCTTCACCTCTGCCATCACTCCCCTCGTAG GGATCGGTGTTATCAGTATTGAAAGAGCCTACCCTTTAACCCTGGGGTCCAATCTGGGAACCACTACAACAGCTACACTGGCAGCCCTGGCTAGTCCTGGAGATAAACTAGCTGCTGCCACAcag GTTGCtttatgtcattttttcttCAACCTCCTCGGTATCCTGCTGTGGTATCCCATCCCAGCCACCCGTTTACCCATACGCATGGCCTGTGCACTTGGCAACTGCACTGCCAG gtaCCGCTGGTTTGCCGTTTTGTACCTCCTTCTCTGCTTCCTGCTGCTCCCATCCCTCGTGTTTGCCCTCTCCATGGCTGGTTGGAAGGTGATGATGGGGATTGGTGTACCAGTCATTATGCTGATCATATCTGGTGCAACGGTACACGTGCTCCAGGTGTGCAGACCCGATTGTTTGCCACTTAGACTGCAGAACTGGGACTTCCTTCCTGTTTGGATGACCTCGCTGCAGCCCCTCGATGACCTCATCACCAGGGTGACCCTGTGTTGCAGGCAGGGAAGAG GTTTGAGTTGCAAGGGAAATGATGGCCCGGTAACATCACTGGAGGGCATTACTGTCAACACGGAGAGAAAAGTCAGAGAGGAATGGAAGCCGAGTGAGGAAGGACAGGAGAGTAACAACAGCTGGCAGAAACAAAGAGAACTGGACAAACATGGATGCTGTGACCTACAGGACAATGAGGAAAacaacagaggaaacacagcaaccGATGTGTCTTCAGAGAACAACAAATTAAACTTGGCTGCAGTGTGGTTCgtaaagaaagacacaaacaatCAGGGCACTCAATTCAGCAGCACTCGCTTGTAG